One Nostoc sp. UHCC 0302 DNA window includes the following coding sequences:
- a CDS encoding peptidylprolyl isomerase: MQKHLSESTLNGYAQELAPLSIPTATDADVIAYLRRSAKIAEFLALAEREAQILAACKEFGITVSEEEVQAAGDDFRQKHQLWGMQETIAWLDQQRISMEDWVQGIKIGLLEKQLKEFLFGPSVDGEYMRNRDRYKRVAISQILVVDLATAWKIVQLLREGHASFCALALEYSKGKTSQEKGGFVGTRFLVELIPDVAEAIKNVEEGEILGPIQTKLGYHVVKVEKWFPLQLTLAVREQIMESLFQSWLQNKLNNIVYQD, translated from the coding sequence ATGCAAAAACATTTGTCAGAAAGCACTCTTAATGGATATGCTCAAGAATTGGCTCCATTATCCATCCCTACAGCAACGGATGCAGATGTAATTGCATATCTGCGCCGTTCGGCTAAGATTGCGGAATTTTTGGCTTTGGCTGAAAGGGAAGCACAAATTTTAGCCGCTTGCAAAGAGTTTGGTATTACTGTGTCAGAAGAGGAAGTACAAGCAGCTGGAGATGATTTTCGCCAAAAACATCAGCTATGGGGAATGCAGGAAACGATCGCTTGGTTAGACCAGCAGCGTATTAGTATGGAAGACTGGGTACAAGGAATTAAAATAGGGCTTTTAGAGAAACAACTGAAAGAATTTTTGTTTGGGCCGAGTGTAGATGGTGAATATATGAGAAACCGCGATCGCTACAAACGAGTAGCGATATCGCAGATTCTTGTTGTAGACTTAGCAACAGCTTGGAAAATTGTCCAGTTACTACGCGAGGGACACGCTTCATTCTGTGCCTTAGCGTTGGAATACTCAAAAGGTAAGACATCGCAAGAAAAAGGTGGATTTGTCGGGACTCGCTTTTTGGTAGAACTAATACCAGATGTGGCTGAAGCTATTAAAAATGTGGAGGAAGGCGAAATTTTAGGGCCTATTCAAACTAAATTAGGTTATCACGTTGTCAAGGTTGAAAAGTGGTTTCCTCTGCAATTAACCCTAGCAGTTAGAGAGCAAATCATGGAATCTTTATTTCAATCTTGGTTGCAGAATAAGTTGAACAATATCGTATATCAAGATTAA
- a CDS encoding aldo/keto reductase, whose product MKITNLSPIVEPQSVNLEAEIAQANSKFPQSDLPFYRKLGRTDLTVSCLGLGGGGRISSEDTLYAFEQGINYFFYSSDLHQYFYSTMAETLRKLCGRKSSVREKVVLATVTYIVKSPETIFSYLFDQFADLGIDYIDVFYWGWIDQHNASAFEKCVSASDDIRGPNTVCQRTIERVFGISERLKKMGAVRYIGASFHDHDLARQWLNSPWLDVAMVRHNVAHRTAQTKVFPHLDANDPHRPGIVTFKSAGMSGPPLWNPPVGLPSGCWLPSVPDLYRYSLSQNCVDVALTGLRNRQEVDAAVASVQKGKLTPEELDYLNLYGDLHRRRVKIQDISPERLLVSSSR is encoded by the coding sequence ATGAAAATTACTAATCTTTCACCCATAGTTGAACCACAATCTGTAAATTTAGAAGCTGAGATTGCCCAAGCTAACAGTAAATTTCCTCAGTCAGACTTGCCTTTTTACCGTAAACTTGGACGGACTGACTTAACAGTTAGTTGTCTAGGATTAGGCGGTGGTGGTCGGATTTCTAGTGAAGATACTCTTTACGCCTTTGAGCAAGGAATCAACTACTTTTTTTACTCTAGCGATTTGCATCAATATTTTTACAGCACAATGGCTGAGACGCTACGTAAATTATGTGGACGTAAATCTTCGGTACGAGAAAAAGTAGTTTTGGCAACTGTTACTTATATTGTTAAGTCTCCAGAGACAATATTTAGTTATTTATTCGATCAGTTTGCCGATTTGGGAATTGATTATATTGATGTATTTTATTGGGGTTGGATTGACCAGCATAATGCTAGTGCTTTTGAAAAGTGTGTTAGTGCTTCTGATGATATTCGTGGGCCAAATACAGTTTGTCAACGAACTATAGAAAGAGTGTTTGGTATCTCAGAACGTCTCAAAAAAATGGGTGCTGTGCGTTACATTGGTGCTTCTTTCCATGACCACGATTTAGCAAGACAATGGTTAAATAGCCCTTGGTTGGATGTTGCTATGGTCAGACACAACGTTGCCCATCGCACCGCCCAGACTAAGGTTTTCCCTCATTTAGATGCCAACGACCCTCATCGACCTGGTATTGTCACCTTTAAATCTGCTGGTATGTCTGGCCCGCCACTGTGGAACCCCCCCGTTGGACTACCCTCTGGATGCTGGCTACCTTCAGTTCCCGATTTATATCGCTATTCTTTAAGCCAGAACTGTGTGGATGTAGCATTAACAGGTTTACGAAATCGTCAGGAGGTTGATGCAGCAGTTGCGAGTGTCCAAAAGGGGAAACTAACGCCTGAAGAATTGGACTATCTTAATCTGTATGGAGATTTGCATCGCCGACGGGTGAAGATTCAAGATATTTCACCAGAAAGGCTATTGGTTAGCAGTTCTAGGTAG